A DNA window from Arachis duranensis cultivar V14167 chromosome 3, aradu.V14167.gnm2.J7QH, whole genome shotgun sequence contains the following coding sequences:
- the LOC107479455 gene encoding uncharacterized protein LOC107479455 produces MGKKVIAKRAPREKIHKLPGYPRPSTRSQDTTFTPSPSPPTSPPRTDPMARTKTTPRYPASAKPTPPPKATPSKPASSKPGSSKPSSSKGKRPATEEPVSEPPQPRARFKSAMNNNFYEGVIQYHTLCPSFLADLHLYLKGGGSVKQQKGPTRSERVVLDDDDDEEYIPDDSPPPSTEGTSISTGKKSALLNVVKDIAQEFIFQSNHLIAMSKEQRKLASKHENLLKKSRDRVAVLMTFIDNLNNDEDIATDVEEEAASEGDGSDT; encoded by the exons ATGGGGAAGAAAGTCATTGCTAAAAGAGCACCGCGTGAGAAAATCCATAAACTTCCAGGATATCCAAGACCATCAACTCGTTCTCAAGACACCACCTTTACTCCTTCACCTTCTCCTCCTACCTCTCCTCCTCGAACTGATCCCATGGCTCGTACCAAGACCACTCCAAGGTATCCTGCCTCTGCCAAACCGACACCACCACCAAAGGCAACGCCTTCCAAACCTGCCTCTTCAAAACCTGGTTCTTCAAAGCCATCCTCATCCAAAGGGAAGCGTCCGGCGACGGAAGAACCTGTTTCCGAGCCACCACAACCCAGGGCAAG ATTCAAATCTGCCATgaacaataatttttatgaaGGGGTTATCCAGTATCATACCCTGTGTCCATCTTTTCTAGCTGATCT ACATTTATATCTAAAAGGAggtggttcagtgaaacagcaaaaaggacCAACTCGATCTGAGAGAGTGGttctagatgatgatgatgatgaagaatacATCCCAGATGactctcctcctccttccactGAGGGTACTTCCATTTCCACTGGGAAGAAATCTGCTCTGCTGAATGTGGTCAAGGATATTGCTCAAGAGTTTATTTTCCAATCAAATCACTTAATTGCCATGAGCAAGGAACAAAGGAAGCTAGCTAGCAAGCATGAGAACTTGCTGAAGAAATCAAGAGATAGGGTGGCTGTGCTCATGACCTTCATTGATAACCTTAATAATGATGAAGACATTGCcactgatgttgaagaggaagctgCTTCGGAGGGGGATGGTTCTGATACCTAG